The window TTCCCTTGACGATGCTCTGGTATCCAAATTGATGGAGAAATACCCCTACTACACGAAGATTGTAATACCCGCTAACACTTACAGCGGTGTAGATCACGATGTGAACACAGTTGCAGTAAAGGCTATGCTTGCTGTAAGTTCCAAGATGGATGAAGAAACAGCTTACAACCTCGTAAAGACCATGTATGCTAACCTTGATAGATTAAAGGCTGCTCACAAAGCCGGCGAGCAGATCAAGCAGGAAACCGGTAAAGAAGGCATGTCAATACCTCTCCATCCCGGAGCAGAAAAGTTCTTCAAAGAGATCGGAAAATAATTATCGCAGTTTAAATATAAAGGAGGGCAAATTGAGCATTGGACGTAGTCCAATGCTCAATTTATGAAAAAAAGGATTGATATATTTTTCTTTTTTTTGGTGCTGGTCATCGCAGTTTTCTTTTCCTTTTACAGGGTAGAAAAAAAAGTGATTTTAACGGTATACAATGCGGACAACGGCAAAACCATTGAGATTCCCTTGCAAAACAACGAATTTACCCATGTTTTCATTCATTCCATTCAAAAAACCCCGGTGTATGAGGATTTTAAAGTAGAAGATAATAAAAAACTTCATTTGATAAGGACCAGGTATTTTTCCTTAGGGATAGGGCTTCCCTATGCGGAAGAAGGCAAGTTTGAAAACCAAAACGGCGAATTTGTTATGGAAATGAATAGATTTTTTGATACCCTTCCCATTCGGGTATCTCCTTTGAAGGGACATGGAATAATTGCCAATGGAATTATGTATAATTTTCTCGACTTTTCATCACCAAATGATTTAATAATAATAAGCGCAAAAGTGCGATGGATCATAAAAAATATAAAAGGAGGGAGTTAATAGATGACGGAAAAAATACGCGAAGAAGCCGCCGTAGACAGTCAGGAGATATTGAGAAAATTTGATAAAGAATCCGATTACAGAGTTTTGAAAGGGTTTGCTGCAAAAATAGTAAGCGCTATTGCCATCACTTTTTCCCTTTTTCAGCTTTACACCGCAATTTTTGGTGTTCTCGATGCAATGATTCAGCGTTCAATCCACGTAGCCTTTGGCTTCTGCTTGATCTTCCTCTTATACCCGGCAAAAAGCGATTGGCCAAGAGACAGGATACATCCGGTAGATTTTATCTTATCCATCCTGGGAGCCGCCGTTCCTCTATATATCACCGTTTTTTACAAGCAGTTAGTATTAAGAGCGGGAACGGTTACAACCTTAGACTATGTTGTTGGAGCCATCGGCGTTTTGCTCGTTCTTGAAGCAGCAAGAAGGGTAGTTGGTATTCCCATAGTCACAATTGCGAGCTTATTTATTGTATACGCATTGATAGGCCCCTACATTCCCGGACAGCTTGCTCACAGGGGAGCGGATCTTCCAACCCTTGTTCAGCATCTTTTCTATACAACGGAAGGTATTTTCGGTATACCCATAGGCGTTTCATCTACATTCATTTTCCTGTTTATACTCTTCGGTGCATACCTTGAAAAAACCGGACTCGGCCAGCTTTTCATAGACCTGGCCAACGCAATTGCAGGATGGGCATCGGGTGGTCCTGCAAAGGTTGCAGTACTTTCAAGCGGACTTATGGGAACCGTTTCGGGAAGCTCGGTGGCAAACGTGGTAGGTACCGGAAGCTTTACAATTCCAATGATGAAAAGACTGGGCTATAAGCCGGAGTTTGCCGGTGCGGTAGAGGCAACCGCTTCCACGGGCGGGCAGCTCATGCCGCCTATTATGGGCGCAGCAGCCTTCTTAATGGCAGAGTTTACTAAAATCCCCTATTCCAGGATTATAGGAGCAGCTGCCATACCGGCGCTTCTTTACTACTTCGGTGTATGGACGGGCGTTCATTTGGAGGCAAAACGCCTCGGTCTTCGTGGATTGAGCAAAGAAGAATTGCCCAAATTCAGGGAAATAATATTAGAAAGAGGACACCTCATAATTCCCCTTATAGCAATTGTTTATCTTTTGGTAACCGGATTTACACCGATGAAAGCAGCTTTATACGCCATATTCCTTTCAATTATTTCGGCCATGCTGAGGAAAAATACCAGGATCAGTCTTACCGATATTATTAACGGTTTGGAACAGGGTGCAAGAAGCGCTCTTGGCGTAATTGCCGCCACCGCTTGTGCGGGTATTATCATCGGTGTGGTTACCCTTACAGGTTTGGGTCTGAAACTTGGCACATCCTTGGTAGATTTAGCAAACGGCAAATTGTTCTTGACTTTGTTCTTTACCATGATAACTTCTTTAATTCTCGGAATGGGAGTACCCACTACCGCAAACTATGTAATAACTTCAACCATTGCAGCTCCCGCGCTTTTAATGCTAAACGTTCCCGTACTTGCCGCCCATATGTTTGCTTTCTACTTCGGTATTATTGCTGACGTTACACCACCCGTAGCCCTCGCGGCTTTTGCAGGTGCGGGTATAGCAAAGGCAAATCCATTAAAAACCGGGTTAAATGCTTCGAAGCTTGCTATCGCGGCATTCTTAGTGCCCTATATTTTCGTCTACAATCCGGCGCTATTGCTGATTAACGTGCAACCGGCAGAAATTATCTGGATAATTATTACGTCTTTAATAGGAATAATTGGGGTTTCTTCAGCAGTTTCTGGTTATTTAATTACCAATCAAAATATTATTGAAAGGCTCATATTCTTCCTAGGAGGTATCCTGCTCGTTACTCCGGGATTAAAAACGGATATTATAGGAGCTGGACTGCTCGTTATTGGATACCTGATTCAAAGGAGCAAATATTCTAAAGTTAAAACTG of the Thermovenabulum gondwanense genome contains:
- a CDS encoding DUF1850 domain-containing protein, whose product is MKKRIDIFFFFLVLVIAVFFSFYRVEKKVILTVYNADNGKTIEIPLQNNEFTHVFIHSIQKTPVYEDFKVEDNKKLHLIRTRYFSLGIGLPYAEEGKFENQNGEFVMEMNRFFDTLPIRVSPLKGHGIIANGIMYNFLDFSSPNDLIIISAKVRWIIKNIKGGS
- a CDS encoding TRAP transporter permease → MTEKIREEAAVDSQEILRKFDKESDYRVLKGFAAKIVSAIAITFSLFQLYTAIFGVLDAMIQRSIHVAFGFCLIFLLYPAKSDWPRDRIHPVDFILSILGAAVPLYITVFYKQLVLRAGTVTTLDYVVGAIGVLLVLEAARRVVGIPIVTIASLFIVYALIGPYIPGQLAHRGADLPTLVQHLFYTTEGIFGIPIGVSSTFIFLFILFGAYLEKTGLGQLFIDLANAIAGWASGGPAKVAVLSSGLMGTVSGSSVANVVGTGSFTIPMMKRLGYKPEFAGAVEATASTGGQLMPPIMGAAAFLMAEFTKIPYSRIIGAAAIPALLYYFGVWTGVHLEAKRLGLRGLSKEELPKFREIILERGHLIIPLIAIVYLLVTGFTPMKAALYAIFLSIISAMLRKNTRISLTDIINGLEQGARSALGVIAATACAGIIIGVVTLTGLGLKLGTSLVDLANGKLFLTLFFTMITSLILGMGVPTTANYVITSTIAAPALLMLNVPVLAAHMFAFYFGIIADVTPPVALAAFAGAGIAKANPLKTGLNASKLAIAAFLVPYIFVYNPALLLINVQPAEIIWIIITSLIGIIGVSSAVSGYLITNQNIIERLIFFLGGILLVTPGLKTDIIGAGLLVIGYLIQRSKYSKVKTVKAK